In Candidatus Nealsonbacteria bacterium DGGOD1a, one DNA window encodes the following:
- the gyrB gene encoding DNA topoisomerase (ATP-hydrolyzing) subunit B: protein MAKEEKNKKNESYSAKDISVLEGLEPVRRRPGMYIGSTGLDGLHHLIWEVVDNSLDEAMAGYCKNINVWLLPDNRIKVSDDGRGIPVDIHPQKKVSALEIVLTTLHAGAKFENKAYQVSGGLHGVGVSVVCALSTWSKAEVCRDGGLYVQEYDRGKPRAAVKKAGKCESHGTTITFDADPQIFEEIKYDPKRIITHLRQQAYLTKGIKVNVINKSSEPQTSYSFYFEGGLYSFVKYLTRGKNAIQDNVFYISGNKNDVQVEAAFIYTDEFECYEQSFANNIVTAEGGTHLTGFRTAMTRVFNDYVRKNNILKAADDNLTGEDLREGLTVVVSIKIREPQFEGQTKGKLGNPEAKSAVEGVVSEALTDFLERNPNDARSIVDKCILSHKARKAAKAARETVLRKGILDGLSLPGKLADCSSRSPEDSEVYIVEGESAGGSAKQARDRRFQAILPLRGKILNVERTRLDKMLESKEVKALIIALGTAVAEDFNIDKLRYHHIVIMADADSDGNHIRTLLLTLFYRYFRPIIEKGYVYIAQPPLYKMTAGKDIRYAYTEDEKNEILKTFNKPGLNIQRYKGLGEMNAEELWETTMNPRNRILLQIRIEDAQEADSVFDMLMGDEVLPRKKFIQTCAKTVKNLDV from the coding sequence ATGGCCGGATATTGCAAGAATATCAATGTTTGGCTTTTGCCGGATAATCGCATAAAAGTTTCCGATGACGGCCGCGGCATTCCGGTGGACATTCATCCGCAGAAAAAAGTTTCGGCGCTCGAAATCGTTTTGACGACTTTGCACGCGGGAGCGAAGTTTGAAAATAAGGCTTATCAGGTATCGGGCGGTTTGCACGGTGTGGGCGTTTCGGTGGTGTGCGCGCTATCGACATGGTCCAAAGCCGAGGTTTGCCGCGATGGCGGGCTTTATGTGCAGGAATATGATCGGGGCAAGCCGCGCGCGGCGGTCAAAAAAGCCGGCAAATGCGAAAGTCACGGAACGACGATCACATTCGACGCGGATCCGCAGATATTCGAGGAAATCAAATACGATCCCAAACGGATTATCACTCATTTGCGCCAGCAGGCCTACTTGACCAAGGGTATCAAGGTCAATGTCATTAATAAATCGTCCGAACCCCAGACTTCGTACTCGTTTTATTTCGAGGGCGGGTTGTATTCGTTCGTGAAATACTTGACGCGCGGAAAAAACGCGATTCAGGACAATGTGTTTTACATTTCAGGCAATAAAAACGATGTGCAGGTTGAAGCGGCGTTTATTTATACCGATGAGTTTGAATGTTACGAACAAAGTTTTGCCAATAATATCGTCACCGCGGAAGGCGGTACGCATTTGACGGGTTTTCGCACCGCGATGACGCGCGTTTTCAACGATTATGTGCGCAAGAACAATATTTTAAAAGCCGCCGATGACAATCTGACCGGCGAGGATTTGCGCGAAGGGCTGACGGTGGTGGTTTCAATCAAGATTCGCGAACCGCAATTTGAAGGCCAGACCAAGGGCAAGCTGGGCAATCCCGAAGCCAAAAGCGCGGTGGAGGGCGTGGTGTCTGAAGCTTTAACCGATTTTCTGGAACGCAATCCCAACGATGCCCGCAGTATTGTTGACAAATGCATATTGTCGCACAAGGCGCGCAAGGCGGCCAAAGCCGCGCGCGAAACCGTATTGCGCAAAGGTATTTTGGACGGTTTGTCTTTGCCGGGTAAATTGGCGGATTGCAGTTCGCGTTCTCCGGAAGATTCCGAAGTGTATATCGTGGAGGGCGAATCGGCCGGCGGTTCGGCCAAGCAGGCGCGCGACCGGCGCTTTCAGGCGATACTGCCTTTGCGCGGCAAGATTTTGAATGTCGAGCGCACGCGGTTGGACAAGATGCTGGAATCAAAGGAAGTCAAGGCATTGATTATCGCGCTGGGCACGGCCGTGGCCGAAGATTTTAACATTGATAAACTGCGTTATCATCATATCGTGATCATGGCTGATGCGGACTCCGACGGCAATCATATCCGGACGCTGCTGTTAACTCTTTTTTACCGTTATTTCCGGCCGATCATCGAAAAAGGTTATGTGTACATCGCCCAGCCGCCGCTTTATAAAATGACGGCCGGCAAAGATATCCGTTACGCGTATACCGAGGACGAGAAAAATGAAATTTTAAAAACCTTTAACAAGCCGGGTTTGAATATTCAGCGGTACAAAGGCTTGGGCGAAATGAATGCCGAAGAGCTTTGGGAAACCACAATGAACCCGCGCAACCGCATCCTGCTCCAAATCAGGATCGAAGACGCTCAGGAAGCCGACAGCGTGTTTGATATGCTGATGGGCGACGAAGTTTTGCCGCGCAAGAAATTCATCCAAACCTGCGCCAAGACTGTGAAGAATCTGGATGTTTGA
- a CDS encoding DUF2079 domain-containing protein, with translation MADRKIFWFWSLWVITGLTAALFLYAPLFDSFWGSIAGIFIFGFFLSAPLALGLGKLSRNRWLQNWRNAGWAVAGFCVFFFIFYAAFSIHKHDNFFTGYDLSIFDQAVWHLSRMETPESSIRNVPLVFGDHFDPILILLAPLYALFPAPQTLLLAQAFLLVLPAGIICLWAYKSGLSPFWGLLLAFFYLGHPGIQGAVNCDFHEIAFAPLFLTAALYFLSRKNWRGYFISIVLLLLVKEEFALWAVAIGIFAVLLGKRFRVGGIAIILGIVYFVVLMKLAMPALNYPGVGYAYGNLYPGFENGFLSGIVNYASNPAAIGAILTQFPEKWWTMALYIAPLLLPLAFCAAAAALFLPAAATRILSSYAYLSYAGLYYNAVFAPLAAAVFIYFLDSPRKSRAGSAIQSKFDKINLSFPIWVISLAMSVNLLYGYNYSYILDPVYNWKSVDHPDTAQMADLIDQIPADASVSASYFLLPHLSQRDNLYVLPRIGDARFVIFDYCESIACNYWPVNAKIMPQIRDFLSASPLFKIKKETRFGIVFERTGDIDAAAKSEMAAFCRRTLEQAELQPIHRKYLLENCLM, from the coding sequence GTGGCTGACAGAAAAATTTTTTGGTTCTGGTCTTTATGGGTGATCACGGGGCTGACGGCGGCGTTATTTTTGTACGCGCCGCTTTTTGATTCTTTCTGGGGCTCAATCGCCGGAATTTTTATTTTTGGTTTTTTTCTTTCGGCGCCTTTGGCGCTGGGCTTGGGGAAATTGTCGCGCAATCGTTGGTTGCAAAATTGGCGGAACGCGGGATGGGCGGTTGCCGGGTTTTGCGTTTTCTTTTTCATATTTTACGCGGCGTTTTCAATCCATAAGCACGATAATTTTTTTACCGGGTATGATTTGTCGATTTTCGACCAGGCGGTTTGGCATTTGAGCCGGATGGAAACGCCGGAAAGCAGTATCCGCAATGTCCCCTTGGTTTTTGGCGATCATTTTGATCCGATATTGATTCTGCTGGCGCCGCTTTACGCCCTTTTCCCGGCGCCGCAAACTCTTTTGCTGGCGCAGGCGTTTTTATTGGTTCTGCCCGCCGGGATTATTTGTTTGTGGGCGTATAAATCCGGTTTAAGCCCGTTTTGGGGATTGCTGCTGGCGTTTTTTTACCTGGGGCATCCGGGCATACAGGGAGCGGTAAACTGCGATTTCCACGAAATCGCCTTCGCGCCGCTTTTCCTGACCGCGGCGCTGTATTTTTTGTCGCGCAAGAATTGGCGCGGATATTTTATTTCCATTGTTTTGCTTTTGCTGGTTAAGGAGGAATTCGCGTTATGGGCCGTCGCAATCGGGATTTTTGCCGTTCTGCTCGGCAAACGATTTCGCGTTGGCGGAATCGCGATAATTTTGGGAATTGTTTATTTTGTCGTGTTGATGAAGCTGGCGATGCCGGCATTGAATTATCCCGGCGTCGGTTATGCTTACGGTAATTTATATCCGGGGTTTGAAAACGGATTTTTATCCGGAATTGTCAACTATGCGTCAAATCCCGCCGCGATCGGCGCGATTCTAACCCAATTCCCGGAAAAATGGTGGACGATGGCGTTATATATCGCTCCCTTGCTTCTTCCGCTTGCGTTTTGCGCGGCGGCGGCCGCGCTTTTTCTGCCGGCGGCGGCCACGCGCATATTAAGTTCCTATGCCTATCTTTCTTACGCCGGGCTTTATTATAACGCGGTCTTCGCTCCGCTGGCCGCCGCGGTTTTCATTTATTTTCTGGATTCGCCGAGAAAATCCCGCGCCGGGAGCGCGATTCAAAGTAAATTCGACAAAATCAATTTATCGTTTCCGATTTGGGTTATATCTTTGGCGATGTCGGTGAATTTGTTGTACGGTTACAATTATTCCTATATTCTGGATCCAGTTTATAATTGGAAATCGGTTGATCATCCCGATACCGCTCAAATGGCCGATCTCATTGATCAGATACCCGCGGACGCCTCGGTTTCGGCAAGCTATTTTTTGCTTCCTCATTTGAGCCAGCGCGACAATCTCTATGTTTTGCCGCGGATTGGCGACGCGCGATTCGTGATTTTTGATTATTGCGAATCCATCGCGTGCAACTATTGGCCGGTCAACGCCAAGATTATGCCGCAGATCCGCGATTTTCTGTCCGCCAGTCCGTTGTTTAAAATAAAAAAAGAAACCCGGTTCGGGATTGTTTTTGAAAGAACCGGCGATATTGACGCGGCCGCGAAGAGCGAAATGGCGGCATTCTGCCGGAGAACGCTCGAGCAAGCCGAATTACAGCCGATACACCGCAAGTATCTCTTGGAAAATTGCTTGATGTGA